The Bryobacteraceae bacterium genome includes a window with the following:
- a CDS encoding galactonate dehydratase produces MRIAKIETVQVAPRWGLLRVLTDDGAEGYGEYTLEGQLDSAEAAVHELGEFFLGKDPSRVKALVRGCYDRNFYHGGAIYMSALGGIEMALWDLAGKAAGQPVHRLLGGRVRDRVKVYRWAGGNNNPPEAAAAEAAAVVAAGARALKMNACPPLAAIDTYGGIQRAIDRLRAVREAVGWDVDIALDFHGRCNVPMARRLAKALEFGNPLFYEEPVRPDYNRWLPEIAAITHVPIATGERMCTVAEFSDVVAAKGAHILQPDVVHVGGISNTAEIGALAEANGIAIAPHCPLSPVAFMASLHVVAQCRAGWILEWAKGIHYNAAGATGDVDPWLRYVDERDWPLFEPDAEGHLPVPEAPGLGLRLNWAEVEKAARAGSGWRDETMYLPDGTLANW; encoded by the coding sequence ATGCGGATTGCAAAGATCGAGACCGTGCAGGTCGCGCCCCGCTGGGGTCTGCTGCGCGTGCTCACCGATGACGGCGCCGAGGGCTATGGCGAATACACGCTCGAGGGCCAGCTCGACTCGGCCGAAGCCGCCGTGCATGAGCTCGGCGAGTTCTTCCTCGGCAAAGACCCCTCGCGCGTGAAGGCGCTTGTGCGGGGCTGTTATGACCGCAACTTTTACCACGGCGGCGCGATCTACATGAGCGCGCTCGGCGGCATCGAAATGGCCCTGTGGGATCTGGCCGGCAAGGCTGCGGGGCAGCCCGTGCACCGCCTGCTCGGCGGCCGCGTGCGCGACCGTGTCAAGGTGTACCGCTGGGCCGGCGGCAACAACAATCCGCCCGAAGCCGCCGCCGCAGAGGCAGCCGCCGTGGTGGCGGCGGGCGCGCGCGCCCTCAAGATGAACGCCTGCCCCCCGCTGGCCGCGATTGACACCTACGGCGGCATTCAGCGCGCCATCGACCGCCTCCGCGCCGTGCGCGAGGCCGTGGGCTGGGACGTCGACATCGCGCTCGATTTCCACGGCCGCTGCAACGTGCCCATGGCGCGGCGGCTGGCAAAAGCGCTCGAGTTCGGCAATCCGCTGTTCTATGAAGAGCCCGTCCGCCCGGACTACAACCGCTGGCTGCCCGAGATCGCCGCCATCACGCACGTTCCCATCGCCACCGGCGAGCGCATGTGCACGGTGGCCGAGTTCAGCGACGTCGTCGCGGCGAAAGGCGCGCATATTCTTCAGCCTGACGTCGTGCACGTGGGCGGCATCTCGAACACGGCGGAAATCGGCGCGCTGGCCGAGGCAAACGGCATCGCGATCGCCCCGCACTGTCCGCTGTCTCCCGTCGCCTTCATGGCCAGCCTGCACGTCGTCGCGCAATGCCGCGCCGGCTGGATTCTCGAGTGGGCCAAGGGCATTCACTACAACGCCGCCGGCGCGACCGGCGATGTCGATCCGTGGCTGCGCTATGTCGACGAGCGCGACTGGCCGCTGTTCGAGCCCGACGCCGAAGGCCATCTGCCCGTGCCGGAAGCGCCCGGACTCGGTCTGCGGCTGAACTGGGCGGAAGTGGAGAAAGCCGCGCGCGCAGGCTCCGGCTGGCGCGACGAGACGATGTACCTGCCCGACGGCACCCTCGCCAACTGGTAA
- a CDS encoding phosphatase PAP2 family protein — MSGVARALQSWIETADHGLMRRLHRWTAPQWFRWWMIAATRGGDGWLWYAVGAVLIAAGGAQGRLAAAEAASACAAAIALFQYLKRKAGRRRPCELEPHVWSRILPPDEFSFPSGHTMTAFAVTTPVAAHFPDAGPVLYGCALSIALSRVALGMHFLSDVIAGGMLGWLLGAVAHHLVS; from the coding sequence ATGAGCGGCGTAGCCCGCGCCCTGCAATCCTGGATCGAAACGGCCGATCACGGGCTGATGCGGCGGCTGCACCGGTGGACGGCGCCCCAGTGGTTCCGCTGGTGGATGATCGCCGCGACGCGCGGAGGCGACGGCTGGCTCTGGTATGCGGTGGGCGCGGTGCTGATCGCGGCCGGCGGAGCGCAGGGACGCCTGGCGGCGGCCGAAGCGGCTTCAGCCTGCGCGGCGGCGATCGCGCTGTTTCAGTATCTCAAACGCAAGGCCGGCCGGCGGCGCCCGTGCGAGCTCGAGCCGCATGTCTGGTCCCGGATTCTCCCGCCTGACGAGTTCAGCTTCCCTTCGGGCCATACGATGACCGCCTTTGCCGTCACCACGCCCGTGGCGGCGCACTTCCCCGACGCCGGACCGGTGCTGTACGGCTGCGCGCTTTCGATCGCCCTGTCCCGCGTGGCGCTGGGGATGCATTTTCTCAGCGATGTCATCGCCGGCGGCATGCTCGGCTGGCTGCTCGGCGCGGTGGCGCACCACCTCGTCTCCTGA
- the rpsO gene encoding 30S ribosomal protein S15 gives MALAQEAKNELIAKYRQHKTDTGSPEVQIALLTRNIAQLTEHFKIHKKDHHSRRGLLKLVARRRKLLDYLKRKSPERYKALILSLGLRR, from the coding sequence ATGGCGCTGGCCCAGGAAGCCAAGAACGAGCTGATTGCAAAGTACCGGCAGCATAAGACCGATACGGGCTCGCCGGAAGTGCAGATTGCGCTGTTGACGCGGAACATCGCTCAGCTGACCGAGCATTTCAAGATCCACAAGAAAGATCACCACAGCCGCCGCGGCCTGCTCAAGCTGGTGGCGCGCCGCCGCAAGCTGCTGGATTATCTGAAGCGGAAGAGTCCCGAGCGGTACAAGGCTCTGATTCTCAGCCTCGGACTGCGCCGTTAG
- a CDS encoding membrane protein, whose translation MNLALNLFDFSSGWHPAGRYLLVAAVSAAAIALFVWLGLRALHKIAQRTSTTLDDELIHALRWPAQWTAVAIALLIALKDVEERHLSRSLEHKLTVLAAALIIVPLTIGLARATIILLRYALSRSSTGWHVTALTAATIRILWAVPGLLVILNLLDISLAPALTALGVGGIAVSLALKDTLANLFSGFYISMAGNIHKGDYIQLDSGQEGFVEDVSWRITTLRTLQNNLVVIPNSKLSEALVTNYTYPETRLAVRIPLNVSYETDIDLVERVVLEEVEAARGLDGLLYDPPPVVRFNPGFGDSSLNLTLIVHVEEFTKQYLVQDQLRRRILARFRREGIVIPFPIRTLDIPPGALKRALDPGPSNPPPQS comes from the coding sequence ATGAACCTCGCCCTCAACCTGTTCGATTTCTCTTCCGGCTGGCACCCCGCCGGGCGTTACCTTCTCGTCGCTGCCGTCAGCGCCGCGGCCATCGCGCTCTTCGTCTGGCTCGGCCTCCGCGCCCTGCACAAGATCGCCCAGCGCACCAGCACCACGCTCGACGACGAGCTCATTCATGCCCTCCGCTGGCCCGCGCAGTGGACCGCCGTCGCCATCGCCCTCCTTATCGCCCTCAAGGACGTCGAGGAACGCCACCTTTCCCGCTCCCTCGAACACAAACTCACGGTTCTCGCCGCCGCTCTCATCATCGTCCCTCTCACCATTGGTCTCGCCCGCGCCACCATCATTCTTCTGCGCTACGCCCTCTCCCGCAGCTCGACCGGCTGGCACGTCACCGCCCTGACCGCCGCTACCATCCGCATTCTCTGGGCCGTCCCCGGCCTCCTCGTCATTCTCAACCTGCTCGACATCTCTCTCGCCCCGGCCCTCACCGCCCTCGGCGTCGGCGGCATCGCCGTCAGCCTCGCCCTCAAAGACACCCTCGCCAACCTCTTCTCCGGCTTTTACATCTCCATGGCCGGCAACATCCACAAAGGCGACTACATTCAGCTCGACTCCGGCCAGGAAGGCTTTGTCGAAGACGTCTCCTGGCGCATCACCACGCTCCGCACCCTCCAGAACAACCTCGTCGTCATCCCCAATTCCAAACTCAGCGAGGCCCTCGTCACGAACTACACTTATCCCGAAACCCGCCTCGCCGTCCGCATCCCGCTCAACGTCAGCTACGAGACTGACATCGATCTGGTTGAGCGCGTCGTCCTCGAAGAAGTCGAAGCCGCCCGCGGCCTCGACGGCCTCCTCTACGACCCGCCGCCCGTCGTCCGTTTCAACCCCGGCTTCGGCGACTCCTCCCTCAACCTCACCCTCATCGTGCACGTCGAGGAATTCACCAAACAGTACCTCGTGCAGGACCAGCTGCGCCGCCGCATTCTCGCGCGCTTCCGCCGCGAGGGCATCGTCATTCCGTTCCCCATCCGCACCCTCGACATCCCGCCGGGCGCCCTCAAACGCGCCCTCGACCCCGGCCCTTCCAACCCGCCGCCGCAGTCCTGA
- a CDS encoding FMN reductase has protein sequence MQVTQERIRIVILVGSVRPGNYTSMAAAIVADELAKDPNVEVKVVHPEHYRLALPGMPAPDSRAAELRQLVAGAAAVVIATPEYHGSFSAAIKLVIENLGFPSVLSGKPVALLGVAAGSIGAIKSIEALRGVVSHIGALPLPMPVSLAHVQKLFGEDGTVRDAAAEKLLRQLAQSVLDYLRRHVCPAFTLEKLLRESQAAVS, from the coding sequence ATGCAGGTCACGCAAGAGCGTATCCGGATCGTCATCCTTGTCGGTTCGGTGCGGCCCGGGAACTACACATCGATGGCGGCCGCCATTGTCGCCGATGAACTGGCCAAAGACCCGAACGTCGAAGTGAAAGTCGTTCATCCCGAGCATTACCGCCTGGCTCTGCCCGGCATGCCCGCTCCGGATTCGCGCGCCGCAGAGTTGCGGCAGCTTGTCGCGGGCGCTGCCGCCGTGGTGATCGCCACGCCGGAATATCATGGTTCGTTTTCCGCCGCCATCAAGCTGGTCATCGAGAACCTCGGCTTTCCGTCGGTGCTGTCGGGCAAGCCTGTCGCCCTGCTGGGTGTTGCGGCGGGCTCGATCGGCGCGATCAAGTCGATCGAAGCGCTGCGCGGCGTCGTCAGCCACATTGGCGCGTTGCCGCTGCCGATGCCCGTTTCTCTCGCGCATGTCCAGAAGCTGTTTGGCGAGGACGGCACGGTGAGGGACGCGGCCGCGGAGAAGCTGCTGCGGCAGCTGGCGCAATCCGTCCTCGATTACCTGCGCCGCCACGTCTGTCCCGCCTTCACCCTGGAGAAGCTGCTGCGGGAGAGCCAGGCGGCCGTTTCCTGA
- the ndh gene encoding NADH dehydrogenase gives MAHPMGMEKSGFEWDGERRARVVIVGGGFAGLYAARALGKAPVQVTLIDKRNFHLFQPLLYQVATGGLSPSDVASPLRRILRKQKNTRVLMGEMVGMDVARRRVILDNGWVEYDYLVLATGAENDYFGRNEWQDLAPGLKTIEDATAMRAHILAAFEGAERESDAEDRVHWLTFIVIGGGPTGVELAGALGEIARQTLSHDFRSIDPAQARILLVDAGERVLAGYPEELSAKAERHLIGLGVRTRSGLRVEEVTGDGVWVRRRDGEREWIGAKTVLWAAGVRASRAGEILRAEAGAELDRRGGVRVEGDLSIPGHPEIFVAGDLAHVEGEDGRQVPGVAPAAIQMGVFAAEAIQRRLRGEEAGRFRYRDKGSLAVIGRHAAVAWFGRLRFGGVWAWLAWLFIHILYLVGYQNRLLVLLQWALKYVTFNPRARLITGEAVEAPKAARVEG, from the coding sequence ATGGCGCATCCAATGGGTATGGAGAAGTCTGGATTCGAGTGGGACGGGGAGCGGCGGGCGCGGGTGGTGATAGTGGGCGGGGGATTTGCGGGGCTGTATGCGGCGCGGGCGCTAGGGAAGGCGCCGGTGCAGGTGACGCTGATCGACAAGCGGAATTTCCATCTGTTTCAGCCGCTGTTGTACCAGGTGGCGACGGGCGGGTTGTCCCCTTCGGATGTGGCGAGTCCGTTGCGGAGGATTCTACGGAAGCAGAAGAACACGCGGGTGCTGATGGGGGAGATGGTGGGAATGGATGTGGCGCGGCGGCGGGTGATTCTGGACAACGGTTGGGTGGAGTACGACTATCTGGTGCTGGCGACGGGGGCGGAAAACGACTACTTTGGTCGTAATGAATGGCAGGATCTTGCGCCTGGACTGAAGACAATCGAAGATGCCACGGCGATGAGGGCGCACATTCTGGCGGCATTCGAGGGGGCAGAGAGGGAGTCGGACGCAGAGGATCGCGTCCATTGGCTGACATTTATAGTAATTGGAGGTGGTCCGACTGGCGTTGAGCTGGCTGGGGCACTGGGTGAGATCGCACGGCAGACGCTTAGTCACGATTTTCGTAGTATTGATCCTGCACAGGCCCGTATCCTGCTGGTGGATGCCGGGGAGAGGGTCCTGGCGGGGTATCCGGAGGAGCTGTCGGCGAAGGCGGAGCGGCACCTGATCGGGTTGGGGGTGCGGACACGGAGCGGGCTGCGGGTGGAGGAGGTGACCGGCGACGGAGTGTGGGTGAGGAGACGGGACGGGGAGCGGGAGTGGATTGGGGCGAAGACGGTGCTGTGGGCGGCTGGCGTGCGGGCGTCGCGGGCGGGTGAGATCCTGCGGGCAGAGGCAGGGGCAGAACTGGACCGGCGGGGCGGGGTCCGGGTGGAAGGGGACCTGAGCATCCCAGGGCATCCGGAGATCTTCGTGGCCGGGGATCTGGCGCATGTAGAGGGAGAGGACGGGCGGCAGGTGCCGGGAGTGGCGCCGGCGGCGATCCAGATGGGGGTCTTTGCGGCGGAGGCCATTCAGCGGCGGCTGCGCGGAGAGGAAGCGGGACGATTCCGGTACCGGGACAAAGGGAGCCTGGCGGTGATCGGGCGGCATGCGGCGGTGGCGTGGTTCGGGCGTCTGCGGTTTGGGGGTGTCTGGGCGTGGCTGGCGTGGCTGTTCATCCACATTCTGTATCTGGTCGGGTATCAGAACCGGCTGCTGGTGCTGTTGCAGTGGGCGTTGAAGTATGTGACGTTCAACCCGCGGGCGAGGCTGATTACGGGGGAGGCGGTGGAGGCGCCGAAAGCGGCGAGGGTGGAAGGGTAG
- the pnp gene encoding polyribonucleotide nucleotidyltransferase, with amino-acid sequence MKHTVDIDLGGRILTLETGRMAKQAHGAVVVTIGDTVVLSSACSNTEPKPNAAFFPLTVDYREYTYAAGRIPGGYLKREGRPSDREVLTARLVDRPLRPLFPEGYTCETQIISLVLSAAPDTDPSAMAIVGSGAALAISDIPFEHIVSGVRVCRVGDEYIPFPSYEQQNQSKINIVVAATDQGIVMVEAGANEATEEEVLAAIDYAFECCRKINNGIRELVKAAGKPKREFTPPKRNEEIYARVEQLVGERLTDALNTQKYGKTESYARIDALEKEAVAAFTEEADQQEAAACFELLRERIFRREVLELRQRPDRRAFDEIRPITIEVGVLPRVHGSALFTRGETQALVTTTLGTKEDEQRLETLNLLETSKRLMLHYNFPPFSVGEVGFMRGPGRREIGHGALAERAIAPMIPPESEFPYTLRIVSDILESNGSSSMATVCGASLSLMDAGVKIKAPVAGIAMGLVTDGEKYAILTDIAGAEDHYGDMDFKVAGTRAGITALQMDIKVQNVSPQIMREALEQARRGRMFILDKMDEAISEPRAELSPYAPRIYTITVPTEKIREIIGPGGKVIRGIIDQTGVKIDVHDDGTVNVFASDGDSAARALKMISEIAAVAEVGKTYLGKVVRIADFGAFVELFPGTDGLLHISEISENRVKSVRDELNEGDQILVKVLALEGNRIKLSRRAVLREQREKLKNGGRAGEHGEEKKADPAARQPQPQPAGQRNRGPRR; translated from the coding sequence ATGAAGCATACGGTAGACATCGACCTTGGGGGTCGAATTCTCACACTGGAAACCGGCCGCATGGCCAAGCAGGCTCACGGCGCCGTGGTGGTGACGATTGGCGACACTGTCGTGCTGAGTTCGGCCTGTTCGAACACGGAGCCGAAGCCGAACGCCGCGTTCTTTCCGCTGACCGTGGATTACCGCGAGTACACCTATGCCGCCGGGCGCATTCCCGGCGGATATCTGAAACGCGAAGGCCGCCCGAGCGACCGCGAGGTGCTGACGGCGCGGCTGGTGGACCGGCCGTTGCGGCCGCTGTTCCCGGAAGGCTACACCTGCGAGACGCAGATCATCAGCCTGGTGCTGTCGGCGGCGCCGGACACCGATCCGTCGGCGATGGCGATCGTGGGGTCGGGCGCGGCGCTGGCCATCTCCGACATTCCGTTCGAACACATCGTCAGCGGCGTGCGCGTGTGCCGCGTGGGCGACGAGTACATTCCGTTTCCGTCTTACGAGCAGCAGAACCAGTCGAAGATCAACATCGTGGTCGCGGCCACCGATCAGGGGATCGTGATGGTGGAAGCCGGGGCGAACGAGGCCACGGAAGAAGAGGTGCTGGCGGCGATCGATTACGCGTTCGAGTGCTGCCGCAAAATCAACAACGGCATCCGCGAACTGGTGAAGGCGGCGGGCAAGCCGAAGCGCGAGTTCACGCCGCCGAAGCGGAACGAGGAGATTTACGCCAGGGTCGAGCAGCTGGTGGGCGAGCGGCTGACCGATGCGCTGAACACGCAGAAATACGGCAAGACGGAGAGCTACGCGCGGATCGATGCGCTGGAGAAGGAAGCCGTGGCGGCGTTCACCGAAGAGGCCGATCAGCAGGAAGCGGCGGCCTGCTTCGAGCTGCTGCGCGAGCGGATCTTCCGGCGCGAAGTTCTGGAGCTGCGGCAGCGTCCTGACCGGCGGGCGTTCGACGAGATCCGGCCGATCACGATCGAAGTGGGCGTGCTGCCGCGGGTGCACGGCTCGGCGCTGTTCACGCGCGGCGAGACCCAGGCGCTGGTGACGACGACGCTGGGCACCAAGGAAGACGAGCAGAGGCTGGAGACGCTGAACCTGCTCGAGACCTCGAAGCGGCTGATGCTGCACTACAACTTTCCGCCGTTTTCGGTGGGCGAAGTGGGCTTCATGCGCGGTCCCGGGCGGCGCGAGATCGGCCACGGCGCGCTGGCCGAGCGCGCGATCGCGCCGATGATTCCGCCGGAGAGCGAGTTTCCGTACACGCTGCGGATCGTGAGCGACATTCTCGAATCCAACGGTTCGTCGTCGATGGCGACGGTGTGCGGCGCGAGCCTGTCGCTGATGGACGCGGGCGTGAAGATCAAGGCGCCGGTGGCGGGCATCGCCATGGGGCTGGTGACCGACGGCGAGAAGTACGCGATCCTGACCGACATCGCCGGCGCGGAAGACCATTACGGCGACATGGATTTCAAGGTGGCGGGCACGCGCGCGGGGATCACGGCGCTGCAGATGGACATCAAGGTGCAGAACGTGAGCCCGCAGATCATGCGCGAGGCGCTCGAGCAGGCGCGGCGCGGGCGGATGTTCATCCTGGACAAGATGGACGAGGCGATCTCCGAGCCGCGCGCCGAGCTGAGCCCGTATGCGCCGCGGATCTACACGATCACGGTGCCGACGGAGAAGATCCGCGAGATCATCGGCCCCGGAGGCAAGGTGATCCGCGGCATCATCGACCAGACGGGCGTGAAGATCGACGTGCACGACGACGGCACGGTGAACGTGTTCGCCAGCGACGGCGACTCGGCGGCGCGCGCGCTGAAGATGATCTCCGAGATCGCCGCCGTGGCCGAGGTGGGCAAGACCTATCTCGGCAAGGTGGTTCGCATCGCCGATTTCGGGGCGTTCGTCGAGCTGTTCCCGGGCACCGACGGGCTGCTGCACATCTCCGAGATCAGCGAGAACCGCGTGAAGAGCGTGCGGGACGAGCTGAACGAGGGCGACCAGATTCTGGTCAAAGTGCTGGCGCTCGAGGGCAACCGGATCAAGCTGAGCCGGCGCGCCGTGCTGCGCGAGCAGCGCGAGAAGCTGAAGAACGGCGGGCGCGCAGGCGAGCATGGCGAAGAGAAGAAGGCCGATCCGGCGGCGCGGCAGCCGCAGCCGCAGCCGGCGGGACAGCGCAACCGCGGACCGCGGCGGTAG